Proteins from a single region of Lates calcarifer isolate ASB-BC8 linkage group LG19, TLL_Latcal_v3, whole genome shotgun sequence:
- the kcnk17 gene encoding potassium channel subfamily K member 17 produces MGIKEMFSLARVPSILMLGAIYVTYVLIGGVVFWKLEGDLGQKDISRLLLKKKRMLMTYTCLNQEGLEEVAQVVQEASKVGLSLKGNYTTDGFWKFTSSAVFAATVILTAYSFAGYGNMSPSSTAGQIFCVFFALFGIPLNMVVLNRVGKYMLVIERNISDFLEGKTRRRTCTRFFVHLVSYLSGAALFFIVPMIVFQLQEGWTYSQAIYYCFITLSTIGFGDFVADSNPDKAYPEWYSILMASWIFFGLAWLALLINHSIDILERLNSHFKNWWGGRKQEEEAGGAGDNPDTQVEEEDEIKRPPIAQ; encoded by the exons ATGGGGATAAAGGAAATGTTTAGTTTGGCCCGGGTGCCCTCCATCCTCATGCTCGGGGCGATTTATGTGACCTACGTGCTGATCGGCGGGGTGGTTTTCTGGAAGTTGGAAGGAGACCTTGGGCAGAAGGACATCAGTCGTTTGCTgctgaagaaaaagaggatgCTTATGACATATACCTGCCTGAACCAAGAAGGCCTGGAGGAGGTGGCTCAG gtcGTTCAAGAGGCATCGAAGGTGGGCCTAAGTCTGAAAGGCAACTATACCACGGACGGCTTCTGGAAATTCACCAGCTCAGCTGTATTTGCTGCAACTGTG ATTCTAACAGCTTACAGTTTTGCAGGTTATGGGAACATGAGCCCCAGTTCTACGGCTGGGCAGATCTTCTGTGTGTTCTTTGCACTATTTGGTATCCCACTCAACATGGTGGTGCTCAACAGGGTGGGCAAGTACATGCTTGTCATAGAGAGGAACATTTCTGACTTCCTTGAGGGGAAGACCAGGCGAAGG ACATGTACTCGCTTTTTTGTCCACCTGGTATCTTATCTGTCTGGAGCAGCTTTGTTCTTCATTGTGCCCATGATTGTGTTCCAACTACAAGAGGGCTGGACCTACTCCCAGGCCATCTACTACTGCTTCATCACCCTCAGCACCATCGGCTTTGGAGATTTTGTGGCAG ACAGTAATCCAGACAAAGCATACCCAGAGTGGTACAGCATCCTTATGGCCTCATGGATCTTCTTCGGCCTGGCCTGGCTGGCCCTTCTTATCAACCACTCCATTGACATCCTGGAGCGGCTCAACAGCCACTTCAAAAATTGGTGGGGTGGACgaaagcaggaggaagaggctgGTGGTGCAGGGGACAACCCTGATacacaggtggaggaggaagatgagatCAAGAGGCCTCCAATAGCCCAGTAA
- the LOC108896093 gene encoding potassium channel subfamily K member 16-like, with translation MARFQLAQVKVSWTALLTLAHFTYLLVGAIVFQILEREAESNNRNHFQLEKLNFLANYTCLDGAALETFVQVILDAWEKGVNPSGNSTNPSNWDFSSSFFFAGTVVTTIGYGNLSPSTVSGQVFCVFYALCGIPLNLAFLKQLGKCLTIHLGRLKRGMVSVVPHKQTVEALAVSLFFISGSLLFLVIPPLLFSYVEGWTFGEGFYFAFITLSTIGFGDYVVGTDPGKEYISLYRSLAGIWIIFALAWLALILNMGARIMENVVVLTHPGFKKQEEEEDVSSSKLEDTSKI, from the exons ATGGCGAGATTCCAGTTGGCCCAGGTCAAAGTGAGCTGGACAGCACTTTTGACTCTGGCCCACTTCACATACCTGCTGGTTGGGGCCATAGTCTTCCAGATTCTGGAGCGAGAGGCTGAGAGCAACAACCGCAACCACTTCCAACTGGAGAAGCTGAATTTCTTGGCTAATTATACCTGCTTAGACGGAGCAGCCTTGGAGACATTTGTCCAG gtgatTTTAGATGCCTGGGAAAAGGGAGTGAATCCCTCAGGCAACTCAACAAACCCCAGCAACTGGGATTTTAGTAGCTCCTTCTTTTTTGCAGGCACAGTAGTCACTACTATAG GTTATGGAAACCTCTCCCCCAGCACTGTGTCTGGtcaggtgttttgtgtgttttacgCACTCTGTGGGATCCCTCTGAATCTAGCCTTCCTCAAACAGCTTGGGAAGTGTCTTACCATCCACCTGGGTCGACTCAAGAGGGGGATGGTCTCAGTTGTTCCACACAAG cAAACAGTTGAGGCTCTGGCAGTGAGTTTATTCTTCATCAGTGGCAGCCTGCTGTTTCTAGTCATCCCTCCTCTGCTGTTCAGTTATGTGGAAGGCTGGACGTTTGGCGAAGGCTTCTATTTCGCCTTCATTACACTCAGCACCATTGGTTTTGGAGATTATGTGGTGG GGACTGATCCAGGCAAGGAGTACATCTCTCTGTACCGTAGCCTTGCAGGCATATGGATCATTTTTGCCCTGGCTTGGCTTGCTCTCATCCTCAACATGGGAGCCAGAATAATGGAGAATGTGGTTGTCCTGACTCACCCAGGCTTtaagaaacaggaggaggaagaggacgtGTCATCCAGTAAACTAGAAGACACATCAAAGATCTAA